The following proteins come from a genomic window of Pieris napi chromosome 15, ilPieNapi1.2, whole genome shotgun sequence:
- the LOC125056563 gene encoding thioredoxin reductase-like selenoprotein T homolog CG3887: MPTSTTSCFISCLLLCLVLSTDNVVLANENEVESISKIGQGMGHIMNIYYCYSCGYRKVFEDYAGIIQQKYPEISVLGANYDPPGFNMYLSRLIGFGKMIVIMCILSGVNIFAWLNKPQPSWWSWCLENKLYACMMMFFMANMIEGQLVSSGAFEISLNNIPLWSKLETGRIPQPPELFQIIDNTLQFSKMEMPSNNFGQ; encoded by the exons ATGCCAACATCTACGACCAGTTGCTTTATttcatgtttattattatgtctCGTTTTGTCAACTGATAACGTTGTCCTAGCTAATGAAAACGAGGTAGAAAGCATTTCTAAAATTGGACAGGGAATGGGCCATATCATGAACATTTATTACTG tTATTCATGCGGTTATAGAAAAGTGTTTGAAGACTATGCTGGaattatacaacaaaaatatccTGAAATATCAGTTCTTGGAGCAAATTATGATCCACCTGGTTTTAATATGTATCTTTCAAGATTGATT gGATTTGGGAAAATGATAGTTATAATGTGCATTCTTAGTGGAGTTAATATATTTGCTTGGCTTAATAAGCCACAGCCTTCTTGGTGGAGTTGGTGTTTAGAAAACAAGCTTTATGCTTGCATGATGATGTTTTTTATGGCTAATATGATTGAAGGCCAACTAGTATCTTCTGGCGCATTTGAGATATCACTTAATAACATTCCATTGTGGTCTAAGTTGGAGACTGGAAGAATTCCACAGCCACCAGaactatttcaaataataGACAATACATTGCAGTTTTCAAAAATGGAAATGCCCTCTAACAATTTTGGCCAGtaa
- the LOC125056562 gene encoding F-box/SPRY domain-containing protein 1, translating into MYIKQVICNCNINMMNGYDLSNDYVIAELVKDQILENIFSFLNLKDLKNCMLVCKTWFRILGDENNELWRFHCIRRLSEEVLRSDLLSNLPTYKTKLRAFLHAWSPNDCSRNIYIKPNGFTLHRNPVAQSTDACRGKIGFSRGRHAWEVIWEGPLGTVAVIGVSTKQAPLQCQGYVGLLGSDESSWGWNLVDNILLHNGDTQGDYPMMNNSPKYQVGERVRVILDCDSGTLCFEKKYEFLGVAFRNLPFNTKLYPTVSAVYGNTEVSMVYVGLPLDG; encoded by the exons ATGTATATCAAACAAGTTATCTGTAactgtaatattaatatgatgAATGGTTATGATTTAAGCAATGATTATGTTATTGCTGAACTTGTTAAAGAccaaatattagaaaatattttctcttttCTTAACTTGAAAGATTTGAAGAATTGCATGTTAGTATGTAAAACGTGGTTTAGAATTCTCGGTGACGAAAACAACGAATTGTGGCGGTTTCACTGCATCAGAAGGTTGTCTGAGGAAGTGTTGAGATCTGACTTACTTTCAAATTTACCTACATATAAAACTAAGTTAAGAGCATTCCTTCATGCATGGAGCCCTAATGACTGTTCccgaaatatttacattaaaccaaATGGATTCACTCTTCACAG aaatccAGTTGCCCAAAGTACAGATGCCTGTAGGGGAAAAATTGGGTTTAGTCGAGGAAGGCATGCCTGGGAAGTTATTTGGGAGGGACCATTGGGTACTGTTGCTGTTATAGGAGTCTCAACTAAACAAGCACCATTGCAATGTCAAGGTTATGTGGGCTTACTAGGATCTGATGAGTCCAGCTGGGGGTGGAATCTAGTTGATAATATACTGTTACACAATGGAGACACTCAAGGGGACTATCCCATGATGAATAACagtccaaaatatcaa GTTGGTGAACGAGTAAGAGTCATTTTGGATTGTGATTCAGGCACTTTATGTTTTGAgaagaaatatgaatttttagGAGTTGCATTCAGAA ATCTACCTTTTAACACCAAATTATATCCAACAGTCTCAGCAGTGTATGGGAACACTGAAGTATCAATGGTGTATGTAGGATTACCTCTAGATGGCTGA